Within the Echinicola sp. 20G genome, the region GAAAAATAAGGGCATAAAAAAAGCCTTGAATTTCTTCAAGGCTTGTGGTGATGAGTGGGCTCGAACCACCGACTCACGGATTTTCAGTCCGATGCTCTACCAACTGAGCTACATCACCGTTGTAAAGTGATGCAAAGGTAGGCAAATGTTCTTTTCATGCAAACCTTACAGGTAAAAAAATAAGAAGAAAATTACAGGGTTTACATTAAACAATTCACTATGAGTATCTTACCTCAGATAATATTTTTACTTTTTTTTGCAGCCGCTGGCTATGTGCTTTATAAAAGGATTTCTTTTCTCAAAAGGAACATTCAGCTAGGTAAAGCAGAAAGTAGAAATGATCAACCTGCTGAGAGATGGCAAACCATGGCCTTAGTTGCCTTTGGCCAAAAGAAAATGTTCAAGCGCTGGATTCCTGCCCTACTTCACCTGTTGGTTTACCTTGGCTTTATTGTCATCAACCTAGAAGTCGCTGAATTTATCATTGACGGTATTACAGGACAACACCGGATCTTCGCTCCACTTCTTGGGGGAACTTATACTTTTGCCATGAATTTCTTTGAGTTTTTGGCAGTAGGTGTGCTCGTCTCTTGTGTTATTTTCCTAATCAGAAGAAATATTACCAAAGTCCCAAGACTTTCCATGAAAGAGCTGAAAGGCTGGCCTGCTTTGGATGCCAATTTGATTTTGGTCATTGAAATTTGTTTGATGATGGCCATTCTGAAAATGAATGCCGCTGATCAAATCCTTGCATCCAGAGGAGTGGACCATTACACGCAGCTAGGCCCTCTCTTCTTTAGCAGTCTGCTCAAGCCAATGTTAGTTGGTTTTGGCGACAGCTTTTTGGTGTTTGTTGAACGAGCAGCTTGGTGGTTTCATATTGTTGGCATATTGGGTTTTGCGATTTATGTTACCTATTCCAAACATTTGCACATCTTCCTGGCCTTTCCCAACACTTGGTACTCCAACCTTAAGCCTAAAGGAGAAATGGCCAACATGCCTGAAGTGACCAATGAAGTGAATATGATGTTGGGTATTCCGACTGAAGGAAATGCTGAACCACCCGCTGAGATTGGCCGCTTTGGAGCCAAGGACATCAATGACTTGAGCTGGGTCAATATCATGAATGCCTACTCTTGTACCGAATGTGGGCGATGCACTTCAGAATGTCCAGCCAATATTACAGGCAAAAAACTTTCTCCCAGAAAGGTGATGATGGATGTCCGAGACAGGGCGGAGGAAGTAGGCAAAAGCCTGGATGCTGGAGGGAAAGGTTTTGAAGATGGAAAGTCGCTTTTAGGCGATTACATTTCCCAAGAAGAAATCAATGCATGTACTAGCTGTAATGCTTGCGTGGAAGCTTGCCCAGTTAACATTGATCCATTATCAATTATTCTTCAAATGCGCCGCTATGTTGCCATGGAAGAAAGTGGCTCTCCGGCCCAATGGAATGCCATGTTTCAAAACATGGAAACCAGTTTTTCTCCTTGGAAATTTTCACCATCAGATCGTTTCAATTGGGCTGAAAAAGTGAAAGACGAAGAAATGAAATAAAGGTAAGCAGCTATACCCTTGTTAATTAAATGAATTTAAAGTAAAGCGATATGTCAAATTATAAAGTACCCACCATGGCCGAAATGGCAGCCTCTGGAGATAATCCGGAAATCCTTTTTTGGGTAGGTTGTGCTGGGTCTTTTGATGAGAGATACAAAGCCGTAACCCAGGCTTTTGTCAAAATCTTAAATAAAGTAGGGGTGAGTTTTGCTGTACTTGGGCCAGAAGAGGCCTGTACAGGAGACCCAGCAAGACGAGCAGGAAATGAATTCCTTTTCCAAATGCAGGCCGTAGCCAACATCCAAGTCATGAATGGCTATAATGTCAAAAAAGTAGTCACCGCTTGCCCTCATTGTTTTAACACTATCAAAAACGAATACCCGGCTTTGGGAGGAAATTACGAGGTCATCCATCACAGCCAGTTTCTCCAGACATTGATCAATGAGGGAAAAATTGTCATGAAAGGTGGCGGTGAATTTAAAGGCAAAAAAATCACTTTCCATGACTCCTGCTACCTTGGCCGTGCCAATAATGTATATGAAGCTCCTAGGGAAATCATCAAAGCCTTGGACGTGGAATTGGTAGAAATGAAACGGTGTAGGACCAAAGGGCTTTGCTGTGGCGCTGGCGGTGCCCAGATGTTCAAGGAACCTGAAGCTGGCAAAAAAGACATCAATATCGAGAGAACGGAAGAAGCCTTGCAAACCGGAGCATCCGCTATAGCTGTAGGTTGTCCTTTTTGCCTGACTATGATGTCCGACGGAGTGAAGAACAAAGAAAAAGAAAATGAAGTAAAGGTATTTGACCTTGCAGAATTAATAGCCAAAGATCAGGGACTTTCATAGGTCTCTGATTTTTATTAACTTTTAACATCTTCTTTCACTTAACTTTTAGATAAGTATATGAATCTTTTTATCATCAATTTTTCAGGAATTAGTATCGGCATACTCGCAGTTCTTGCAATTGCGCTTCCAGTCTGGGCCATTTTCGATTTGGTGTATTCTAAATTTGTTGGCAAAAACACCAAACTACTTTGGATAGTCCTGATTTTCGTCTTTCCATTTATAGGTCCATTAGCTTATTTTATTATAGGTAGAAGAGATAAAATCATAAACTCTTAAAAAAAAACGCATATGGACACTTTCTTTTCTTTAGGAATTGCAGGATTGCTCTTTGGGCTAATTCCCCTTGCCATCTTTATTTGGGCCTTAGTAGATGTCATTCAAGCCAAATTTGCCTCCAGTGACACCAAACTAATCTGGGTGATCGTGATAATTTTGGTGCCTTTTATCGGGTCAATCCTTTACTTGGTAATTGGAAGGAAAAGCAAAATTAATCCTTATTAACCTCAATACTCTATGGGAACACTCATTATTTTATTCACTCTCATCCCTCTTGCGCTAATGGTCTGGGCATTGGTGGATGTGCTGAAAGCCGAATTTGCAGACAGCAACACTAAATTGATTTGGGTCATCGTCATTCTTCTCTTACCATTTTTAGGTTCTATCCTTTATCTTTTGATTGGTCGTAAAGAAAAAACGCAGACATTTTAAACAAAAAATGATTTTAAAAGAATCATTACTGCCCTTTTTCACGTTTTAGTAAAAAGGGTTTTTCACACCCAAATGCTTAGATTTACATTCCAAAGAATAAAAAGATATTATGTATTTGCCATTTGAAGAAATGCCTGATTCTGCCAGAGTCTGGGTTTATCAAGGAAATAGAAAATTCAACAAGGAGGAAATAGACCTCATTAGTTCCCGCCTTACAGCTTTTTGCAATCAGTGGAACACTCATGGTAATTTGATGCCAACTTCTTTTGATATCAAATATGATCAATTTATCATCCTTTCTGTTGATGAGTCCAAGCTAGGTGCCAGCGGCTGCTCTATTGACAGTTCCGTACAAACGCTTCGTGAACTGGATCAAGTATTACAAGCCAATTTATTAGACCAAGGGAAGGTATCTTTTGTTCATCAGGACGAAGTGACTATCAGCAGCTTGGGTGAAATCAAAGAATATATTCAATCCGGTGCGCTAACTTCCACCACCAAAGTATTCAATCCTGTAATTCAGAAAAAAGAAGACCTGAACAGCAGGTGGATCATCCCTGCAAGTGAGAGTTGGTTAAACCGATATTTTAACAACTAATTATTTTAAAAGTTATATATTAGAGGACATACACTCGATGAAAGCTTGACTTTATGATGAAAAATTGTTTTCTGTGTTTCATTTTTATAGCTCTTTTGGTGGTTGGCTGTACCAGTCTTCCGCAAAAAGGGAAAAGCCAGTTTGCCGCTGGAGAATACCAAACTGCCATTGGGACTTTTTCAAAAATATTGGCCGACAATCCTGATGATGCTGATGCCAATTACTATGTAGCAGAAAGTTACCGCCTTTCGAACCGCATTGAAAAAGCGCTTCCTTACTATGATAAATTACTCGAGGAAGAAGGATCATTTGAAAACTACTTTAAAAAAGCAAAAAGTCTCCATGATCAAGGGGATTATGAAGCTGCTGCAGAAGCCTACAAACAGGCCAAAGAGTTTACCAGCAGTGATTCCTTGTTGGCTTTGGCTGACCTTGGAGCAGAAAACATCTCAAAAATCAAAGAAATCACAGACTATTGGCCTTATCATGAACTTCAGAACTACGAACTGTTAAACAGCTCAGGAATTGACTATGCACCCATCGTCAGTGAAAACTTCCTTTATTTCACTAGTTCGAGAAGAGCAAGTGGAGCCTATCCTGCAACCGGGCAAGGTTATACCAAATTGTTTCGAGCGCGTGCAGATGGAATAAAAGTAGACGTACAAAACGTTCAGGCATTACCAGAATTCAGAAATGAAGAAGGCCTTAATCAAGGCGCAATAGCCATTAGCCCTGATGGCAACACCATCATTTATGCAAGAGGAAATAGCACCAGCAAAAATGACCTTCCTGATGTAAGTCTTTTTATCTCCTATTTTAGGGGAACTGGCTTTACGGATCCAATTTGGATGCCCGTTAATGAAGAAGAGAGCTATTGGAATTCAACCCCAGCATTTAGCGCTGACGGTTCCGTACTTTACTTTGCTTCCAACAGGCCTGGAGGTTACGGAGGAATTGACCTTTATAAAGCCACCAAGCTTGCCAATGGCGATTTTGGTAACGCCGAAAACCTAGGGCCGCAAATTAATACTCCTGGCAATGAAATGTTCCCCAGACCGATGGGAGATCAGTTTTTCTTTGCTTCAGATGGACATCCTGGCTTTGGTAAGCTTGACCTCTTCGTGGCTGAAACCAAAGACGGCAAAAAAACAATTACCAACCTGGGTAAGAACATCAATTCAGTGGGTGACGATTTTGGAATCTTCTTTACTGACTTCCCGAAAGAAGGCTTCCTTACTTCCAATAGAGATGGAGGAGTAGGTGACGACGATATTTATTATTTCCAAGACAATACACCAAAACCAAAAGTAGTTAATGTATTCTTGAATGTCACCACCCTTCAAAAAACTCCTGAAGGAACAGAAACCACTTTACCTAGTACCAGAGTGGCATTATATGACAGCGCTAAAAAAGCTACAGGTGGAGATTTCTCCAACCAACAGGGCAAGCTAAGATTCCGCTTGGAACCCAATGCTGAGTTTACCATGATCGCCTCCAAAAACGGTTACTTTACCAAAAGTATTCCTTATTCTACTGTGGGTAAAACACCCAAACAAGAGGAGCTGATACAAGATGTCACCAATATCACTTTGGATACCACCATTGTTTTGGATAAGCTTGAACTGGAAAAAGCCATTGTTCTAGAAAACATCTATTACGACCTTGACAAGGCTGACATTAGGCCTGATGCAGCCATTGAATTGGACAAGTTGGTAAAAATACTCATGGACAACCCGGAGATCAAGATCGAGCTTAGCTCCCACACCGATGCCCGTTCAAGTGACGAGTACAATAGAGACCTTTCTCAGCGTCGTGCAGAATCTGCAGTCAACTATATTGTATCACAAGGTATTTCCAGAGATCGTTTAGTCGCCAAAGGCTATGGTGAGGAACAGTTGATCATAGAAAATGCACAGACTGAAGAAGAACACCAAACAAACAGAAGGACAGAGTTTAAGGTTATTGAAATCGAAGAAAAATAAATCAAAATCCCGGGTTGCTGCCCGGGATTTATCTTTGCCCCAATTTTATTCTGTTTATTTCCTTCATACTACACAACATTCAAACATATATTTTCTCAATCCTTCTTAAAATCCTTAACTTTACGGCAATATTAACCAAGTCATTATTCTGATGGACGAAAGATATATGCAAAGGGGCGTTTCTGCCTCAAAAGAGGATGTGCACCAAGCCATTTCAAAACTTGACAAAGGACTCTTCCCTAAGGCATTTTGCAAAATAGTAGAAGACACCTTGGGCAATGACCCCAACTACTGTAATGTCATGCATGCGGATGGTGCCGGCACAAAATCTTCCCTAGCCTACTTGTACTGGAAGGAAACAGGAGACCTAAGCGTATGGAAGGGAATTGCACAGGATGCCATCATCATGAATATCGATGACTTGCTTTGTGTGGGAGCGATCAACAATATCTTGGTTTCTTCTACCATTGGAAGAAATAAAAATCTAATTCCAGGTGAAGTGATTTCAGCCATCATCAATGGCACTGAGGAAGTCCTTCAAATGCTTCGGGACAACGGCGTAAATGCCGTGCTTACTGGAGGTGAAACCGCTGACGTAGGAGACTTGGTAAGGACCATCATCGTGGACAGCACAGTGACGGCCAGAATGCGCAGGGATGAAGTCATCTCCAATGACAATATCAAAGCTGGCGACGTAGTAGTCGGCATTGCCTCCCATGGACAAGCCAAGTATGAGACTGCTTATAATGGTGGCATGGGCAGTAATGGCCTTACTTCTGCCAGACATGATGTTTTCAATAAAGTACTGAAAACCAATTACCCAGAAAGCTTTGACCCATCAGTTCCTGACAATTTGGTATATACTGGTAAATACAACCTTACCGATCCAGCCCCAGGTACTTCCGTTGATGTAGGAAAATTGGTACTTTCTCCAACCAGAACTTATGCGCCTATCATGGTAGAGGCATTGAAATACTTAAGACCTCAAATCCATGGCTTGGTACATTGTAGCGGTGGCGCACAAACCAAAGTATTGCACTTCGTTGACAACGTACACGTCATCAAGGACAACCTTTTTGAAACCCCTCCTCTTTTCAAGATTATTCAAGAAGAGAGTGGTACGGACTGGAAAGAGATGTACAAAGTCTTCAATATGGGACACCGCATGGAAGTGTATCTTGAAGAAAAATATGCTGAAGAGATCATCGACATTGCCGAGTACCATGGCGTGGACGCACAAATCATCGGACGAGTAGAACCTCATGATGGTAAAAAAGTAACTATTAAAAGTGAGCACGGAACTTTTGAATATTAATCAAGAGAAATAATATGCTTCGTAAAATACTTAAAACATTGGCCTGGATAACAGGCCTTTTACTTTTACTGGCCTTTTTTCTATTAGATAAGGTGGATTGGTCGGAACCTCGGGAAAAAGCCTATTATCAGGAAACTTTAAAAGCCATTGATCAGCTTGAACCAAGCTCTACCCTAGGTGATGCCTGGTTGGCAGGTTGGTCACGTGTAAATGTAACTCCTAAATCACCCGTTGATTTAGTAGGCTATAAACCTAGAGGGCAATATGAATTTGTGGAGGACAGTAGCTTTGTCAAGGCCTTGGTCTTGGGCAATGGGCATCAAAACATCGCTTACCTCAATTATGAACTTTTGATTGTACATCCATTCCTGGCCTCTTCCATCCAGGAAAGTATCAAAAAATCCAAGCTTCCCATCAACCAAGTCTATTTTACAGCAACGCACACCCACAGTGGTATGGGCGGATACATCCCTGGGCTTATGGGAAAGATTGCTTTTGGAGGTTATGATGAGGAAATTGTCCAAATGCTAGCAAGCAAAACTGTTCAAAGCATTCAAGAAGCTCTTTCCAATCAAGATACCGTACAAATCACTTATGAACGATATGCTGCTCCTCAGTTTGTAGCCAATAGGTTTATTCCCAATGATCCTGTCGATCCTTTTATCAGGCAACTAACCTTTACTAAACCAAATGGCGCTAAAGGTACTTTGTTCACTTATACCGCTCATGCCACTTGCTTGAGCAGCAAATTTATGGGGCTCTCTGGTGACTATCCTTTTTACCTCACAAAGGATATGATGGATGATTATGACTTTTCACTTTTCGCCGCAGGAACAGTCGGAAGCCACCGCCCTTTGGCACCAGGAAACACACCTAAGGATATAAAAACTTATGCCCATCAGTTGGATAGTTTAATGGAAGCCGGACCAATAAGTACCGACACTATTCAATCTGCTCTGGTAAAACTAGCAACACTCA harbors:
- a CDS encoding PLDc N-terminal domain-containing protein translates to MDTFFSLGIAGLLFGLIPLAIFIWALVDVIQAKFASSDTKLIWVIVIILVPFIGSILYLVIGRKSKINPY
- a CDS encoding AIR synthase related protein codes for the protein MDERYMQRGVSASKEDVHQAISKLDKGLFPKAFCKIVEDTLGNDPNYCNVMHADGAGTKSSLAYLYWKETGDLSVWKGIAQDAIIMNIDDLLCVGAINNILVSSTIGRNKNLIPGEVISAIINGTEEVLQMLRDNGVNAVLTGGETADVGDLVRTIIVDSTVTARMRRDEVISNDNIKAGDVVVGIASHGQAKYETAYNGGMGSNGLTSARHDVFNKVLKTNYPESFDPSVPDNLVYTGKYNLTDPAPGTSVDVGKLVLSPTRTYAPIMVEALKYLRPQIHGLVHCSGGAQTKVLHFVDNVHVIKDNLFETPPLFKIIQEESGTDWKEMYKVFNMGHRMEVYLEEKYAEEIIDIAEYHGVDAQIIGRVEPHDGKKVTIKSEHGTFEY
- a CDS encoding 4Fe-4S dicluster domain-containing protein; this encodes MSILPQIIFLLFFAAAGYVLYKRISFLKRNIQLGKAESRNDQPAERWQTMALVAFGQKKMFKRWIPALLHLLVYLGFIVINLEVAEFIIDGITGQHRIFAPLLGGTYTFAMNFFEFLAVGVLVSCVIFLIRRNITKVPRLSMKELKGWPALDANLILVIEICLMMAILKMNAADQILASRGVDHYTQLGPLFFSSLLKPMLVGFGDSFLVFVERAAWWFHIVGILGFAIYVTYSKHLHIFLAFPNTWYSNLKPKGEMANMPEVTNEVNMMLGIPTEGNAEPPAEIGRFGAKDINDLSWVNIMNAYSCTECGRCTSECPANITGKKLSPRKVMMDVRDRAEEVGKSLDAGGKGFEDGKSLLGDYISQEEINACTSCNACVEACPVNIDPLSIILQMRRYVAMEESGSPAQWNAMFQNMETSFSPWKFSPSDRFNWAEKVKDEEMK
- a CDS encoding neutral/alkaline non-lysosomal ceramidase N-terminal domain-containing protein; the protein is MLRKILKTLAWITGLLLLLAFFLLDKVDWSEPREKAYYQETLKAIDQLEPSSTLGDAWLAGWSRVNVTPKSPVDLVGYKPRGQYEFVEDSSFVKALVLGNGHQNIAYLNYELLIVHPFLASSIQESIKKSKLPINQVYFTATHTHSGMGGYIPGLMGKIAFGGYDEEIVQMLASKTVQSIQEALSNQDTVQITYERYAAPQFVANRFIPNDPVDPFIRQLTFTKPNGAKGTLFTYTAHATCLSSKFMGLSGDYPFYLTKDMMDDYDFSLFAAGTVGSHRPLAPGNTPKDIKTYAHQLDSLMEAGPISTDTIQSALVKLATLKPTLPEATYRVSNNIRLRPWLFNSLFGDTNSHFDLVQIGNTLMISSSGEISGVFYKKWEKLAKEKGLNLIITSFNGGYMGYIVPDVYYNRNYHEVRDMNWYGPYSGSFYDAMITAIISSVK
- a CDS encoding PLDc N-terminal domain-containing protein, translating into MNLFIINFSGISIGILAVLAIALPVWAIFDLVYSKFVGKNTKLLWIVLIFVFPFIGPLAYFIIGRRDKIINS
- a CDS encoding PLDc N-terminal domain-containing protein, with the protein product MGTLIILFTLIPLALMVWALVDVLKAEFADSNTKLIWVIVILLLPFLGSILYLLIGRKEKTQTF
- a CDS encoding (Fe-S)-binding protein, producing the protein MSNYKVPTMAEMAASGDNPEILFWVGCAGSFDERYKAVTQAFVKILNKVGVSFAVLGPEEACTGDPARRAGNEFLFQMQAVANIQVMNGYNVKKVVTACPHCFNTIKNEYPALGGNYEVIHHSQFLQTLINEGKIVMKGGGEFKGKKITFHDSCYLGRANNVYEAPREIIKALDVELVEMKRCRTKGLCCGAGGAQMFKEPEAGKKDINIERTEEALQTGASAIAVGCPFCLTMMSDGVKNKEKENEVKVFDLAELIAKDQGLS
- a CDS encoding OmpA family protein, producing the protein MMKNCFLCFIFIALLVVGCTSLPQKGKSQFAAGEYQTAIGTFSKILADNPDDADANYYVAESYRLSNRIEKALPYYDKLLEEEGSFENYFKKAKSLHDQGDYEAAAEAYKQAKEFTSSDSLLALADLGAENISKIKEITDYWPYHELQNYELLNSSGIDYAPIVSENFLYFTSSRRASGAYPATGQGYTKLFRARADGIKVDVQNVQALPEFRNEEGLNQGAIAISPDGNTIIYARGNSTSKNDLPDVSLFISYFRGTGFTDPIWMPVNEEESYWNSTPAFSADGSVLYFASNRPGGYGGIDLYKATKLANGDFGNAENLGPQINTPGNEMFPRPMGDQFFFASDGHPGFGKLDLFVAETKDGKKTITNLGKNINSVGDDFGIFFTDFPKEGFLTSNRDGGVGDDDIYYFQDNTPKPKVVNVFLNVTTLQKTPEGTETTLPSTRVALYDSAKKATGGDFSNQQGKLRFRLEPNAEFTMIASKNGYFTKSIPYSTVGKTPKQEELIQDVTNITLDTTIVLDKLELEKAIVLENIYYDLDKADIRPDAAIELDKLVKILMDNPEIKIELSSHTDARSSDEYNRDLSQRRAESAVNYIVSQGISRDRLVAKGYGEEQLIIENAQTEEEHQTNRRTEFKVIEIEEK